AACTACTGAATGTAATTCATGCCCTACAGTTAACATTCCGGTTTGGTTTAACCGGCTAATGCTGCCCGAGACCTTGGAACATAGATTTAGGAAGGTAGTGGGTAAGGTAGTTATATTTTCAGCAGGATTATCGAGACACAAAACAGAGTCTCACATACAAAATCTCTGTGGGAAAACTGTTTATTTATGGTGGGTAGGTAAATCGCAGGGCAACAATGGGTGTGATTACTATTCTCACATTTCAACTTGagtgtttttttcttattcaATCACGTTGCTATGGCTATGACGGCGGCGCAGCATACATAAGTAAACACATTTCTTGGATCCTCTACATATCCATACGAAATACCAATGCGACCTACTTAGCCAGTTTCCAAGACCCCAGTGACCCGACTTGGGCAATAAATGAGAGAAAACTGACAAGacaggtacctaggtataaaggtaggtacttacaacatTCTTATAGGGCTCAGCCTCGGTGTAGAGATGTATCCTCAGCTCGGGCTCCGGGCAGGGCTCGCGCTCTCGACGCCAGATGCAGTCGTCGAAGCTGGCGTTGCCCAGGGTGTCGTTGTGAAGAAACAGAGCCTCTTTGATGGGGTGCCTTTGCGCGGTCACCACTGGAACGATTTTCAGTCGGTCAAATAGTTGTGAGGATATTAGTTAGGACGGGGAACCGCTGATAAAGTTAGGTTGAGGTTTTGTAGAGCactttaatttagatttaactaagtaattaattaaagtttagtaagtaactacctaagtataaaCTGCTCGTATGTAAAGATTAAACAAACACAATTACATAGCACATCAATTTAAACCCAGCactcaataaaaataactaatcCACATAACAAATAGAGTGCAAACGTTTGTTGAAAATTTTACCAACTTTGCTTGCCTCATTGGCCGTTCGGGATTTTGTAACGTACTGCCGGGCAATTCTCGACCACCCGTCTTTGAAGTCGCTTGCCCGTGGCGTGTATAATAGCGACCATTAAGCAATGAATTCTAACGCTCGACTCGAAAGGCGAGTGGTAGAGAATCGGCTACGGCATCAAAGAGTATGAAGTAACGTACCGTAGGCGGTGAGTGCGACAGCGACAGCCGCCAGTAGGCGGGAGCGGTGCATCCTGCGTGCTGGTGTGTGAGGCACTGAGGGCCTCACGAGGGACCGTGGAGGTGGTTACTCCTTCCCGCATGTCTTGCCCGGGAGGGAGGCGGCTGGTAACTCGGATAGGAACGTAGTTGGCGGGAAATTCTacctcggtcctcggcctgaGATAGTCAATACCGTAGGTTTCTGCATCGAAGTCAGGGGCTCTGAGTCTATTTTGAGTAATTTTGGCTCTGTTTCTGATAAAACACTAGGTAGATAGTTATAACCAACTCTTGTGCTTATTGAAAAAATGCAcggtaagtatatgtatagtcTACCTAAACTATTTCTACTTGTACATAGATAAGCGTAAATAGTTaccaaaaatttaaataacaataactaggtaggtatttatgtgcaaaagaaaacttttatattagtaagtaaactCTATTTAGGGTCAACCAGGCTGTATAGGTTAAAAAAACTGCCCTACCTGTACAGTCTACGGGGTGTTGGAAAAGGAGTCCCGAGTGCCATATAGGAACCCGAAAGGAGTTGACTGAAGAGGTCAATCTCAACAACTTTTGAACTGCGACTTCTTGaaaatagtaagtattttttaaaaccaacTCTCCATAGGTCCCAACActgtaaaaagtcacatgagTGACCTATGTAAATACGATTTGAACTATAATATTactaagtataggtacctaggtacctagtcTACACATATTtcgtcaccccctttcggcttactattcCTTTTTTAACATTCATTAGAATATAGTAGAATATAGTTTTTGCCTCAGATCttctacttaggtacttacctagttttATTCGATCGGCTACAGTGCTGTACAATCGGTTCAGGCGCTTCATAGgattattattgtgtttacacagtatttttacattatttatgttcTGGAGTTAGGtactacttaggtatatgggtgtacctaaatatagtatagttatttgtattaattaggtatagttactGTTTATTATTCTTTTCTAATTAGTGTGGTAGAGTCCTTAAAGCCTATAAAGTTTAGgtagatacttacttacctaagtttGTCTCAttactttttgtttttgttaaaactTACTTTGACATCTGTTAACGATCATGTAAAAGATTCAAACATCTCAACATAATCCAATTAAACCACCGCTTTCGAGCTTTGCGGAGTCAATGGCAAATGGCATAACTAGTAGGGGGGTAGAGTACCTACACGAAAATACAAAGAGTGCTTTTGTATGCGTGTGAGCAGACAGGTGAGGTGAGAGGGCGCGCTAAGTGCGACAGAGAAGTCGTGAAGGCTCCGCAGGTAGAGCGAGACGCGAGGCCGTCGCCAGTCCGCGCCGAGCGACCCGCGCGCGCCTCCACAAACACAACCTCGTATCTCATCGATTTCATTACAAACGTGCTACTTTCAAACTTTCCATCAATTCTACTATTATCAAATCAAAAATTGCAACAGCATAATAGTGATTTCCCAAACTATAAGGCTAAAGAATGAGCCATCAGCCATCAGTCAATTCGTGATCGTGAGAGTTAATTGTGTGAATTCTGAGGCACGCAGCCTACGCAGCCGGCGGCAAAGTTGCGCTCCCTCCGCCGCTCATTGAAGACAGTGTACGAGAAGGGCTAATGTTTGCACGATAGCCGACGCAACTTGTCGTTTACGATATGGATAAACATCGAAGTGGCTCCAGCTGATGACTAGTTGTGTCCACGGCTACATCGACAATGTCAATCAACCAGAATACAGGTCAACACAAGCCAAGACAACTAGGTAAACAGGGTCCGGAACAAGTCCACTTTCCGCCGCGCTACCATCCGCCTCCACTGGCGGCCAGTGGCCCCAAACTTGCCACTGTTGACGCGGCCGCCAAAGAGTTCAAGACACCTTACGCTGTCAAATCACTAGACGCTGCTAAACTACAATATCCGCTGCCACCTGGTGGGTTAACTGGTCCCTATCCGGGAGGCCCTATTCCATACGGGAAATATCCACAAGCCTATCCTGCCGGATATCCACTGCCACCTGGCACTATCCGTGGGATTCGCCCACCTGAAGAAATAATAACTAAAGCTATAGTGCATGAACCAGTGGAGCCGACAGTTCGAGCTAGAAGTGCGGACGACACGCAGCGGGCCCAACGAAATCTAGAAGAGGAACAAATTCACAGGCGATCGGCAGATATGCTCAAATTCACAAAACGTGTTGATCCTGATACCTCGCGCGCTTCTACTGATCAAAGAAGACAAGTGCAATCGCTTCTGGATGAAATAAAAAGCCTGAAAGAAGCTAATCGTCGTCTGAGTGATGATAATCAGGAATTACGTGATTTGTGTTGTTTCCTAGATGACGATCGTCAGAAAGGTCGCAAATTAGCCCGTGAATGGCAACGCTTTGGCAGATATACTGCATCGGTGATGCGTCAGGAAGTGTCTGCGTACCAGAGTAAATTGAGGGAACTAGATGATAAGCAGCAAGAGTTGATTCGTGATAATTTGGAGTTAAAGGAGTTGTGCCTGTATTTAGACGAGGAGCGGGAGAGGAGCACGTGTGTGAActgcgggcgggcggcgggccgCGAGCGCGACGACGGCGACGGCAGCAGCAGCGGCACCAACGCCGAGGAGCAGCCGCGCCCTCCGCCGCCGCACCCCCCCGTCACTCATCCGCAACTTGCCGAGCGAACAGTACAATACGTGCGGGACCTAGAGCAGAAAGTACGCAGACTAGAAGCTGAAAAAGGAGTAAATGGGGCAATAAACGAGCGTCCAGAAGCAGTTGTTCGAGCTCTTCAAGTGCTGGAGGTGCGGGAAAGAGTGGAGCGAGAGAGGAGAAGACCAGCGCCTGACCTGGACATGGGAGAGCAAGCATTAGTGCGGGAGATGTGCAACGTAGTGTGGGGAAAACTGGAGGACAACCCCCCGCAGGCTCCACCCCGCTAGGTGACCTCTTGTAACCTCATTTGGTCCCATTCGattatgaatgtgaaaaaaacgGAATAGCCACAGAAATCTGGGCCACAAAGAATTTTCTCAAGACCTGCTAGAGAACGCATCAACGTGACCTCGTTAGTGAACGTGAATAACTGGCCACTATGTTAACTTGCCAAGCAAACTATGTTTTATAGTGATACAAAGGTTTTAATAGATTTACGATAAAATGCAAAAAGACTTGCCTTAGtaatagatttaaaatattgttcaaaTAAAAATCAGCCACAAAGTACAAAATTAGAAAGTAAAGATAATGATAAGAACTCTACATTGTCAGGttctatattatatatttttttcagcttTCCTCTTTTACTTTATCGCTTGCCTATTTTTTTAAGTGTGAATCAAGGaccataatataattataacagtATTGAGGCTATTTTTAAGATACTTATATGCATTTTGAATAGATAATTAAGTACCGTTAATGCATTATGACAACCTGTTTAAAGAAATTGTAGCTTTGTAACACTTATCAATCTAGTCAGATTACACACAATAGcaactataaaatattatcaaagccttctttaaattttaatatgagCAAtctaatgtataaaatatatatttttacatgcACCTCTTTCTTGATAATTATGTACGTAAATttactgtttattttataatcagcggtactttattatttaattagattATGATGAGAATTATGTTACTAATTTATGGAgaactatttaataaaattatgtttgaatTTACTGtccagtttatttattatgttaatcATGTTAATGTAAAGCTTTTTATACACATAATCTACCTAtaacacataattatacaaGTTGATTGAAATTCTAACAGCGAGTAAAATTTTTTGGAAATTGCCTTGACTTCTCATCCATTACctctaaacttttttttaccgGAAATATAACgcaatgaaaatgaaaatgaaaatgaaaaatttctttattatacAATTGTTACAAATTTTATGATGCACTGCTTCTACATTAGGTTGCCCTGTGTCGTAGAAGACAGGCTCCTCATTAATGTGACAActattaagtataacaaagagaagaaaaaaaaaacttaatatgAACTTAAGTTAGTTTACAACTATTCATGCATGTGTAGTGAGTAGTGAGTGAgaagtgtgtatgtatgtgtgtgtgtgtgtgagagagaatgtatgtgtgtgtgtgtgtgtatatggGCGAAGGTTGAATGTGGCGTCTATAAATaggaaaaattcaaaaaaataataaatgaaatacttagtaTACAATATGTAACTTAAACTTGGATATAAAATAAGTCCTCAGTTGATTCGTAATCAAATTGTCTCAGCCAgtttataatgaaatttttgaaattgaagttcTTGATATTGACAAGTTGATTGTCCTCAAGCAAGACCATGTTATATAGTTTAGGGGCAATGTAATTAAAATGTCGTTGGCCTATGGCTGATTTTACAGAAGGAATATAAAATCTAGGCACTCTTCTAAGCATAAGTGGTTCGCTAGGGACAACTTTGGAGTGGAATCTTCGCAGAACctgataaataaacaatttacgTATAGGAAGGACATTCGCGTCTTTGTACAAACAGTCTGTAGAGTATCGGTAAAGTAGACCAAGAGCAACTTTAAGAATAGCTCTTTGAGCTCTTTCGACTTCCAACAAATAAGTTTTAGCTGCACAGCCCCAAGTACAAATACAGTATGTTAGAATACTTTGGCATAGCGCTTTGTAGGTTGAGATTAACAGCTTTTGGTCAGCAGCTAGCCTTAGATTTCTAAAAACATGTATGAGCTTCCGAGCCCTGCCTGATAGGCTTGATATATGCGATGACCAGTTCAGCTTGTCATCTAAAATTACACCTAGATATTTTACGGTGGGAACTCGCGCAAGAACGGTACAGCTACAGTCCCTGACACAGTTCCTGTTGCACGGAAATGTATGAATTTTGATTTCGAAAGATATATCAGGTTCGTTGGCTTTAGTTTTGCTGAAACAAAGATATTTAGTTTTGAGTGCATTAATAGTAAGAAGATTATCCTCCAGCCATGTCGTTACCCTACACAAGCCCTTCTCTGTTAGAACACGTACCTCTGGCCAAGTTTTACCATGAAACAGTACGActgtatcatcagcaaacatgACCAGGTCTGCACCAGGTATGGAGAGATTGCATAGACTGTTAATATACAGAAGGAATAAGGATGGACCAAGTGTGCTGCCTTGTGGGACACCATAAGTGCATTTGGCACTTTCGCTAAGATAAGAACCAATAAAGCAATACTTAAATGAAAATCTGAAAACCAaattagcgccatctagcggtcATAGTGTCACTATAATAGTGAACgcaaggactttgtattataatacaaaggattttatattataattgattATAATACAAAGTACTTGAGTGAACGTTCTTGATTGACAATGAGTATTGAGTAGGTAACAatcatagactagaatattatttatatggtaacaatgacattgacaataataacaatattaataaattagtgATAGGTaaattacaaacttaaataatttaagtaaattgtATTGGCGACCGTGTTGCCTGATTGACCCTGCTTACTCCTGAGATACACACGTAGCCAAACACTAATTTGTGATCGCCGCCGCCTCAATGGAACAGATGGCGGAAGAACGCAAGGGTGAAGTGGAGGATACGATTGGTGTAAAACGTGATATTACCTTGTAACACCTatataataagttaaattataaatttacaaaaagaagcgcctgaaaaaaaaatgttagcGCCAGTGTAAATGGCTATTTAATTAGCAAAAGTTCTTAACTTTAGATTGTATGTCCAACGTTACGTAAAGTAATAGGTAGACAATAACTTTTTTCTCCAATCATCAGATTTACGTAGGCAAGCGCAACGCAGCCGGCGAGAGATGCGGCGAGGGCTGGGCGGTGCTTCCCAACGGGGACTTCTACCGAGGCTGCTACGCACACGGCATGCGCAATGGCCGCGGACTCTACGTCTTCACCAGGTGAGTATAGACTACAACATTTACTTGTAACAGAACAACGAGCCGCTCGCTGATATGTTCTAGTAACATCCTTTTACGAACAAAACGTCGAGCACGCTCGCCTCTTTGTTACAGCCTATTGAACAAACCCACGAGCATATTGGAGTAACATTTCGGCGAGCACATTGCTGTAACATTCCGACGAGCCTGTGCATGCAACTTGTAGCCAACTCGCCAAAATGTTGTAATCTATATTCACCTTTCAGGAACGGAGCCCGTTACGACGGCGAGTGGCGGCGCGCGCTCAAGTACGGCGTCGGGACCATGATCTACCCTGACGGCTCGAAGTACGAGGGCGACTGGAAACACGACGTTAAACAAGGCTTCGGAGCCTACTACTACCCTAACGGAGACATCTACGAAGGCGCCTGGTTCAAGAACAAACGACACGGCCTAGGAACGTACTTCTACGCCGAGACTAAGACAAAATTCATGGGCACTTGGGTGGAAGGGGTGATTCAGGGGCCCGGACAGATCATGTATCCTCGGTCACGTTTCCACGGGTCCTGGACTAAGGGCATACCGAAAGGGCCCGGCTGCTTCGTCTTCGATTCGAATTGTATGCAACACGGCTTCTATATGCTGGTGAAGGACCCGGCCCTTGAAGGGTCCGGTGGAGAAGAGGAGGAGAGAGAAGACAGGGATTACCAGACGATGGCGGGGGAGGGCGACGACGAGGAGGACGAAACTCTGGGTATTCTTATCactttcaaatattatttttgttgcaCATTTTTAACGAAATATGTCTTGCTTTATGTGAAGATGAACGGCGAACCATAGGCCGTCAGCGACTGACTAATCTTGCATTACGGTGGTGAGACTATTGACTATAAGTACGTTTTCCAGCCCTATCTAGTATTTGTCACTGATACGTTGATCGCCAATGCCAGATGTAAACATCCTTCCATGTTCCCTTACTGTGCTGCTTTCTTCCTGTGCTTCATCCAGCTGCCTATCAACTGCACTCAGTCTATTCATTAGCTCAATTCTCTTTAAAGGTCTCTTaataaaggtatttttttacttaatagGAGTGCCCCAACAATGTTTTGTTATACCTAGACTAagttactgaaaataaatattttgtaaaattagcTGTTAATACCAATCGATTACTGCCGGAAGGtcctaaaattatttttttataaacaggAAAAGTAGCAGTGTGGCGCGTCCGCAATATCACGGCCTACATGGCGGAGCTACTTCCGCCAGACGCAGTGCCACTTCCGGTGTACGACTCCATCCCttcaatgacggatgtcaGCGTCGACACCTGCGCCATGCCCTTCGAACCACCGTCCGTGGTCGGAGAGGAAGAGGCCTCCATAGATGGAGATTCCTGGCTGATACACCGCCAACAGTTCTTGGAAGAAGCGGAAATTGGTGACCACCGGGATCCCAGCAAAGTGGATACTGGAAGATTATCCACCAAGTCAGAAAAGGGGAGAGAATCTTCAAAGATGACTCCTCTGAAAGGAAAAGAACCATCCAAGATTGGAACTCCAAAAGGGAGAGAATCTTCTAAGGTTGAGGCTAAAAAGGAGAAAGTGCCCCCAAAGGCAAAGATTGGGAAAAAGTagattttaattattgataatgaATACTTAGagctattattaataaacttgTTATTGTgtttatgaattattttatttaacttaaaactCATTCTGAGcaatactataaaaaaaatatcccaacgaattgagaacctcctcctttttttgaagtcggttaaaaataggaaagttttacataagtaggtatttaaattggTTTACTCACATTAGTCGCGTTTAACAGTTGcgatttaatttcaaaacacCATAGCAACAACTACGACCTCATACTTGGAAATATTCAGAATTTCTTAGTCCAGCTAATATACAACCTGAGGTTATAACATTGTCAATTATTTACAATGGATTCATTGGATCTATCATAGAtagtgtattttatttttactaaccAAGAAAATATACTGAGTTGTTCTACtgtgtatacaataaataggCAACCATGGGTGATAGCTGAATGGCAAGGACCTGTCTACTTCTGCAAATATCCCTCCACGATTGAATGTCACACCTGTCGTCATTGGCCGTCCTTGGTCAACCATTACCAGTGATGAGTCATCATGTTACATTATTTAAGGCCTTATCTCTCCCTCTTCAATGTAAGGTTAAAATTATCATTTACAGATACCACAGCTATACCAAGAATTGTAGCTGCACCCAAAATAAGACAAGAAACACCATTCAAACTTTGTTGTAAACAGTTACACTAACAGTAGGTACAAAAAGTAGCACTAGCATTGCAGTACAGTGCATTAAAtgtgaaatattataataatattaaaaactaacttacattCTACTTATGACTGAGAATTAGGTGCAGGATTGTTATTGTTGGCATTTCCTGCATTATTACTTTCGAATGTAGCTTTGTTCTTCAACAGGTACGCAGCTAAGTAATTGATCGGGTCCGGAGGTCGCTCTTTGGCTAGAGCTGATAGTCCTTGCAGCAATATGGGCACCACCGTCTGGTCCAGGTACTGCCGCGTTGGCAGCGCGTTGAGGTCGATTCTGGATTTCCGTGTGGCATTTGAGTCGTTCTCTTTTTCCATTGCAATTAttttctgcaaataaataggtatatattaaattttataacctTACTTTGAATGAGATGAAATGTTGAGAAATATTGAATGTGGATTATCTTAAGgaatttcaatttaattgGGCATGCATAAAGGTATCTATAGGATGTGTGATAATAgtttataataacaaaacCTTACTTTGACCGATTCGGAGATCTTGGAAGCCGGTCTTTCTTCTTTCGGTGTTTCAATTTTCTGTTGAGACTGTGGAGATTGTGACATcgattttaaatatctttcaTCAATTACTATAACAAGGACGTTCTATTTatctaaaatattgtttttaattgatgaaaaaaatcaacaaCAAAATCGCTAAATGACAGTTAAAGAATGAAAGAATAAAGtgaaaaacaatataaatcgTTCATCCAATTCACAGACCAATAAATTCAATGATGGCCGGCTAAATTTTCATTCAGTCATAGACAATAATTTAGTCTGTTTGTACATTTGCGATCGGAGATATTAGGTATGTCGATTTAAGAActctataatttaaaaaaaatagtatataattatatttctatAAATTTAATTCCAGCTTAAattctattaaaaaaactgtcaCTTATTATCATTGTTTTGCTGATTTTTGTAGTCCGAGATTTTTTTGAGTCTATGGTGCTGCCATATTGGGTACACATTATAGAGTATTGattactcagaataataattgtgTATCGTTTCAAAATACGCCACCGCACCGTCGTCGTCGCACTGTGTGACGACGTGTAACAAAAGGGTTTTTCCACCAAATATGTGCTATGATTCGTTATATAGGATCTGTTTGATATCcaataaattaattcaaataggatctgtttgatatccaccaatcatattgaAAGATAGTAGGTACtggtgaaaatatttaatatttatgttttttaaatggAAGGGTGTTTGCTATGCATGCTTGTTATGGCAGTCACGAGTGGCGTAGCTATGTTAATCTACATCCCATAGCTCGAGCTGCTCGTATTCTTCATACAGCTACAATAGTTTAGTACTAATGGAAGCGgtcacatctctggtggaaaggTTCTCATCTAGTTTCTATTGAATGAAAAGAGTTAGCTTTGTtataacttgtatttattagGTTAAACCTtatatctatttttatttcacactCACAACATATACACATACACCAATCGCAAGTAGTTGTTACACACAAGAAGTCCgtgataaacataatattttttaaatacagtaACATCTATGGCGTGGATGCAAAAAAAGTTACGTCTACTTACAAATGgtttaaataaagatttacttatttattgcatTAGGTGAGAAACTGGAAACATTGGAATAAATTTTAGGGGTAAATGCCGACATCATAGGTGGTTTAATAAGTGCGCGATGACCTGTTTTCATTTGGTCCGCTTCATTCTACCCGACGAAAAGAATCCACAGACCACCCACCAGATTACATCAGTGTTGccagaataaataaatctacatTGCCTCCCTCCAACTAATTTTTCGTgcgatttaataaaatacaacattGCATTTAGACATCCAAAGGCAGGACCCTACACTAGTCTA
This window of the Plutella xylostella chromosome 12, ilPluXylo3.1, whole genome shotgun sequence genome carries:
- the LOC105384690 gene encoding radial spoke head 1 homolog produces the protein MEQMAEERKGEVEDTIGIYVGKRNAAGERCGEGWAVLPNGDFYRGCYAHGMRNGRGLYVFTRNGARYDGEWRRALKYGVGTMIYPDGSKYEGDWKHDVKQGFGAYYYPNGDIYEGAWFKNKRHGLGTYFYAETKTKFMGTWVEGVIQGPGQIMYPRSRFHGSWTKGIPKGPGCFVFDSNCMQHGFYMLVKDPALEGSGGEEEEREDRDYQTMAGEGDDEEDETLGKVAVWRVRNITAYMAELLPPDAVPLPVYDSIPSMTDVSVDTCAMPFEPPSVVGEEEASIDGDSWLIHRQQFLEEAEIGDHRDPSKVDTGRLSTKSEKGRESSKMTPLKGKEPSKIGTPKGRESSKVEAKKEKVPPKAKIGKK
- the LOC105384689 gene encoding protein dpy-30 homolog is translated as MSQSPQSQQKIETPKEERPASKISESVKKIIAMEKENDSNATRKSRIDLNALPTRQYLDQTVVPILLQGLSALAKERPPDPINYLAAYLLKNKATFESNNAGNANNNNPAPNSQS
- the LOC105396550 gene encoding coiled-coil domain-containing protein 85C-B, with the protein product MSINQNTGQHKPRQLGKQGPEQVHFPPRYHPPPLAASGPKLATVDAAAKEFKTPYAVKSLDAAKLQYPLPPGGLTGPYPGGPIPYGKYPQAYPAGYPLPPGTIRGIRPPEEIITKAIVHEPVEPTVRARSADDTQRAQRNLEEEQIHRRSADMLKFTKRVDPDTSRASTDQRRQVQSLLDEIKSLKEANRRLSDDNQELRDLCCFLDDDRQKGRKLAREWQRFGRYTASVMRQEVSAYQSKLRELDDKQQELIRDNLELKELCLYLDEERERSTCVNCGRAAGRERDDGDGSSSGTNAEEQPRPPPPHPPVTHPQLAERTVQYVRDLEQKVRRLEAEKGVNGAINERPEAVVRALQVLEVRERVERERRRPAPDLDMGEQALVREMCNVVWGKLEDNPPQAPPR